In the Armatimonadota bacterium genome, CTTGCCACGATAGACCGAGTGCAATCAACAAGCACGCATTTTCTTTTGAAGAAATACAAGGAAGATGGTGACATCTTCGCACCGCCTGAAGAAGATCATCGCTTAGCGGTTACTCCCTGATTGAAAGGTAAATTTAAGATATGCCAGATATCTCTGCAAAAATGGCTGCGGTTCCTGCTTCGGGCATTCGAAAGTTTTTTGACATCGTCTCTCAAATGGATGATGTCATTTCGTTGGGTGTTGGTGAGCCCGATTTCGTAACGCCTTGGCGCATCAGAGAAGCGTGCATTTATGCTTTGGAGAAAGGCTACACTACGTACACTTCGAATTATGGCCTTATTGAACTCAGAGAATTAGTTGCGCTAAATCTCCAAAGATGTTATGGACTGACATATAATCCACAAAATCAAATTCTCATTACTGTGGGCGTCAGCGAGGCGATTGATTTAGCCCTTCGCGCTATTCTTAACCAAGGCGACGAAGTTATTATCCCTGAGCCGTGCTTTGTAGCATACAAACCTTGCGTAATCTTTGCGAATGGCAAGCCAGTTGCAATTCCAACAAGTGCGGAATTGGGGTTTGCTCCAACTCCTAAACAGATTGAGGAAGCAATAACGGAAAAGACTAAGGCAATATTTATTAGTTACCCAAACAACCCAACAGGCGCTGTGATGTCTAGAGAAGCGCTTCAAGAAATAATCGATTTGGCGAATAGATATGATCTTTGGGTTATATCCGATGAAATCTACGACAAACTGGTTTACGGCGTTGAGCATACTTGCATTCCAACTTTAAGAGGAGCATACGAGCGCACAATTTTACTAAATGGGTGGTCGAAAGCATATGCAATGACAGGCTGGCGAATTGGATACGCTGCTGGTACTCCGGAAATTATTGAAGCAATGATGAAGATTCACCAGTATGTAATGATGTGTGCGCCAATTACCGCTCAGATGGCCGCCATAGAAGCGCTAAAGAATGGGGAGACGGACACAAAGGATATGATACAGCAATATGATCGACGGCGGCGGCTAATAGTTGAAGGCCTGAATAAGATAGGATTGAAATGTTTCGAACCAAAGGGTGCATTTTATGTTTTCCCTTCGATTCAAAGTACAGGCCTAAGTTCGGAGGAGTTAGCCGAACGATTGCTTCGGGAGGAAAAAGTTGTAGTTGTTCCTGGTAATACTTTTGGAGCATGTGGCGAAGGTTACGTTCGTTGTTCCTATGCGACAAGCCTTTCAAATATTCAGCAGGCTCTTGAACGAATGGAGCGGTTTGTTAAAAGACTTGCTGGCAATCTATAATAACCAACAAGTTTTCTTCTAAATGCTGCTTTTGGTAATATCAAGTTTCCATGTGCAGAAGGGATTGGCATAAATGCTGAATACTCGACAGTTGATATTGCTTTCATTAACATTATCATTAGTATTTGCTGCTGGGGTTTCCTTAAGAGCAGCAGACCGTGTAACATGTTACACAGCATGGGATAACGCCTTCTTTTACGTAGCGGCTGAAATACAGGACCCAGACATCGAAGCGACTAACACCACTCACATGTCCAATCCCTGGGAAGACGATGCAATCGAAGTATTTCTAGAAACTGACGCCAACCGAGCACCCAACAGATCTGCGAATACATTTCAAATGTCTGTAAGTGCGGGCGGAGGTTCTAGTTTCATAGTCGGCGAGTCTGGCATACCAAAGCCAAAGACCATATATACATTTAAGTATGCAAAAAAGGTACAAGGTACAATTAATAAGCCTGAGGACAAAGACATAGGGTATGTCATCGAACTTGCCATGCCTTGGAGAGAGATGGGTGGCCCCCCAAAGGCCGGGCAAATTATGGGCTTTAATATTATCTGTCGAATGCGGGGTGAGAACGCTGGTTTTGTGAGCTTTTCGCCCAATGTCAAGACAGAAGAGGATGTGCAAATTCCGGCAAATTGGGGAACCATCAAGCTGGTAGATGTACCCACGGTGATTGCTATCCAAGACGGCGCTGTCGTCTGCAGAAAAGTGGTTACTCGACCGCCATTGATTGATGGAAACTTAAGCCCAGGAGAATGGAATCCTAACATGAGTTTCCAGATGATAAAACCTGAGCCCACTCTTTTGCCACCAAAGCAAAAATACCTTATCGAGAGGCTTTCGTTTGCACCTTATTATTGTAACTTCCAGTGCGATTTCCAAAGAAGCACCACAACAGAAAATGGTGAGGCAATGCAATTAACCGACCAGCCGCTTTATGGTGTTGGGCCATGGTTCTCTGGTTATCGGGTACAATGGCATAAAGAACAATGCTCAGAGGTTAGACGAGCGGGAATAGACATAATACTTCCAATATATGAAGGCTCCGAGGAGCGCAGCATCCTATTTCTTGTTCAAGCTCTGAAGGAACTTAAAGCCGAAAATCGAGATTATCCGCTTGTCGCACCCCTACTAAATGTACCAATAGTTGATAAGCAAAACGCTGGTAAAATAAACCCCAATGCTCAAGAAGTATTATATGGTAAAATCAAGGATTTCTTTCTCCGCGTCCCCGAAGAGTTTCGAGCAACGGTTCAACTACCACCAGAAAAAGGGTCCTGCCTTGCTAATATTGTTTTCTTTGGTCAAGCCTTATCTAATACTGACTTAGACACCAATGCAATCGAATATTGTAACAAGCGTTTTGGTGAAGATTTTGGTGGAACTAGGCTTATATGGATAGCGACCAACAGCCTAAAACCCAATTTCGAAGCTGCCGATGGATACTGGGCACCCTCCGCAGGTTTGGGTCTTAAATATGATGATACTGGGTGGATTGATATTGCATGCATTGGTCCAGGCTACGATGATTCTGCTATTAATAACGAAAACCCTAAAATTCGCTCTCGGATGGACGGATTGGCTTATCGAAAAGATTGGGATACATTGATTGCAAAACAGCCCAATTGGGTTGTTGTTGATAGCTGGAATGGCTTCCATGAAGGGAGCGAAGTATGTCCTAGCCGACAATATGGCGTAAAATACGTTGGTCTCACCCGAATAAATATGCTTCGATTTAACGGCATGCGTGCGTATGATGCGAAGTTTATAAAGCATAATACCCCATCTGTTATGCTGCCGGGTGCTCTCTATCAAATAAACGTGACTGTTCGAAATGCGGGGACAAAGCCGTGGTATGCTGGACAAGGGTTTTTTATCGCTTGCAGGTGGTATAAGGACGGAAGACTTTTTGCGGATACAGGTGCGCGGCTGCCAATTCAAGTAACAGTTCTCGCAGGCCAGACGTTAGAAAAGACAGTGGGAATACGAGCTGTAGATCAAGA is a window encoding:
- a CDS encoding aminotransferase class I/II-fold pyridoxal phosphate-dependent enzyme, with the protein product MPDISAKMAAVPASGIRKFFDIVSQMDDVISLGVGEPDFVTPWRIREACIYALEKGYTTYTSNYGLIELRELVALNLQRCYGLTYNPQNQILITVGVSEAIDLALRAILNQGDEVIIPEPCFVAYKPCVIFANGKPVAIPTSAELGFAPTPKQIEEAITEKTKAIFISYPNNPTGAVMSREALQEIIDLANRYDLWVISDEIYDKLVYGVEHTCIPTLRGAYERTILLNGWSKAYAMTGWRIGYAAGTPEIIEAMMKIHQYVMMCAPITAQMAAIEALKNGETDTKDMIQQYDRRRRLIVEGLNKIGLKCFEPKGAFYVFPSIQSTGLSSEELAERLLREEKVVVVPGNTFGACGEGYVRCSYATSLSNIQQALERMERFVKRLAGNL